A genomic window from Bdellovibrio sp. SKB1291214 includes:
- a CDS encoding 3D domain-containing protein yields the protein MKLLRVFALIGVMGSMALTACGGADQFTAYNTQGDDNSPAAFSNQSIQDEGTDLWALPTQKATVGKPENFPTPAHPPTVVEEGDPTSAQVSTLPTQPATVDPNAETPATPTHGQVSEDQIAKDRPASKDVQGTSSLKPTVYFFPVFDEDKKTCSDSEKVTLHGQGGKALIRVCKKNSLACGLQGSCTIKQKGKIRMLNILARIKGQNRYFEINREECKYGYGVSSVCLDPFHTLAADLSVYKLGEVIYIPSVIGLILPDGSLHDGYFIIRDKGAGINGRGRFDFYSGFVPWYEKTNPFNRIGLADKNTAVPYLRITGAKAAEIKARRAFPRIPADNQPLKPANN from the coding sequence ATGAAATTGTTGCGTGTTTTTGCACTGATAGGAGTCATGGGGAGCATGGCTTTGACAGCTTGTGGAGGCGCGGACCAATTTACAGCATATAATACCCAAGGCGATGACAATTCTCCCGCGGCTTTTTCTAATCAAAGCATTCAAGACGAAGGCACGGACCTATGGGCGTTGCCAACTCAAAAAGCGACAGTAGGGAAACCTGAGAATTTTCCAACTCCGGCTCATCCACCAACTGTGGTCGAAGAAGGGGATCCAACTTCTGCTCAAGTTTCTACGCTTCCTACGCAACCGGCGACAGTGGACCCCAACGCAGAAACTCCCGCGACTCCCACTCATGGCCAAGTCTCTGAAGATCAAATTGCGAAAGATCGTCCCGCTTCCAAAGACGTTCAAGGCACTTCGTCGCTAAAACCGACCGTTTATTTTTTTCCCGTTTTTGATGAAGATAAAAAAACTTGTTCTGATTCTGAAAAAGTCACTTTGCACGGGCAGGGTGGTAAAGCTTTGATTCGTGTTTGCAAAAAGAACTCTTTGGCTTGTGGTCTGCAAGGTTCTTGCACGATCAAACAAAAAGGTAAAATTCGCATGTTGAATATTTTGGCTCGTATCAAGGGTCAGAATCGCTACTTCGAAATCAACCGCGAGGAATGCAAATATGGTTATGGTGTTTCCAGTGTATGCTTGGATCCATTCCACACATTGGCAGCTGACTTAAGTGTTTATAAACTGGGAGAAGTTATCTATATTCCATCGGTGATCGGTTTGATCTTGCCAGACGGTTCTTTGCACGATGGTTATTTTATCATCCGCGATAAGGGCGCTGGTATCAATGGGCGTGGTCGCTTTGACTTCTACTCAGGATTCGTACCATGGTACGAAAAAACAAATCCATTCAATCGTATTGGTTTGGCTGATAAGAATACAGCAGTACCATACCTAAGAATCACGGGTGCAAAAGCAGCCGAGATCAAAGCCCGTCGCGCTTTTCCTCGCATTCCTGCTGATAATCAGCCTTTAAAACCTGCTAACAACTAA
- the ybaK gene encoding Cys-tRNA(Pro) deacylase — protein MSHQEKPPMTMALRELEKHGVELTYHLFTYLEKGGTAHSSKEMGVEEHAVIKTLIMEDENKEPLVVLMHGDMQVSTKNLARTLGKKSITPCKPEVADRHTGYQVGGTSPFGTKKKMPIYMEETILALPKIYINGGKRGFLVGLSPQEVQKILSPTLVTVGIPG, from the coding sequence ATGAGCCATCAAGAAAAACCTCCAATGACCATGGCGTTGCGTGAGTTAGAAAAGCACGGCGTAGAGCTCACTTATCACCTCTTCACGTATCTGGAAAAAGGCGGCACAGCCCACTCCTCCAAAGAAATGGGAGTTGAAGAACACGCCGTCATCAAAACCCTGATCATGGAAGACGAAAACAAAGAGCCACTGGTCGTCCTCATGCACGGAGACATGCAAGTCTCTACAAAAAACCTAGCTAGAACCCTAGGCAAAAAATCCATCACCCCTTGCAAACCCGAAGTAGCCGACCGCCACACAGGCTACCAAGTTGGAGGCACCTCCCCCTTCGGCACCAAAAAGAAAATGCCCATCTACATGGAAGAAACAATCCTAGCGCTCCCGAAAATCTACATCAACGGCGGCAAAAGAGGCTTCCTCGTAGGCCTCTCCCCCCAGGAAGTCCAAAAAATCCTATCTCCCACCCTCGTCACCGTGGGGATCCCCGGATAA
- a CDS encoding monovalent cation:proton antiporter-2 (CPA2) family protein produces MLEHAHLLQALAFLGSSVILVPIFQKLGLGSILGYLAAGILIGPQGAHLIVDVKAAQNLAEFGVVFLLFLIGLELQPKKLLAMKRTLVGFGGLQMLVCTLALGVLVKSLGASWNSAWVAGFALSLSSTAFALQAMSERKVLNTEFGRSSFAILLMQDVLAIPALAIIPTLGLVQATTQGEVNWLGALGIFLGLLIFNYTLMGPFLRQVAALRSRELFTGVTLTIVIGVAYLMEHMGISMALGAFLAGVLLSESEYRHELEADLEPFKGLLMGLFFISVGMSVNLALIMKNPMFVIFATLMYMMVKAIMLYGVGRVLKLNTAASRNMAAYLAQGGEFAFVIFGVGQTSNVLTPELSDTLTLIVTLSMILSPFVILANARIEAWMATHKPKQEWDSFEGADDNDIIIAGFGRFGQIFGRILRAQEIKFTAIDHDPEQIELLRKFGNKVYYGDASRHEIMAAAGAGKAKFLIIAVDDVDTSKQLAKMAKEHYPNLKIYVRARNRAHVFDLLDIGIEMSHIRRETLESSLLLTKELLVDLGFPSERARAVIERFHRHDELMLAEQYKVRHDQKLFLDTARQGVQQLSEVLREDQIRTYIDAKDLKKEEITTSTEPRV; encoded by the coding sequence ATGTTAGAACACGCGCATTTACTTCAAGCCCTTGCATTCTTGGGATCCTCGGTGATCCTTGTACCCATTTTTCAAAAATTAGGCCTGGGAAGCATTCTTGGCTACTTGGCTGCGGGGATCTTAATCGGCCCTCAAGGGGCCCATCTGATCGTCGACGTCAAAGCCGCTCAGAATCTGGCAGAGTTCGGTGTGGTGTTTCTTTTGTTCTTGATTGGTTTGGAACTTCAACCCAAAAAACTATTGGCTATGAAGCGAACTTTGGTGGGCTTTGGGGGGTTGCAGATGCTCGTCTGCACCCTGGCCTTGGGTGTGCTTGTAAAATCCCTGGGAGCCTCTTGGAACAGCGCTTGGGTGGCAGGCTTTGCACTGAGCCTCTCCTCAACGGCGTTTGCGCTGCAGGCCATGTCTGAGCGTAAAGTTTTAAACACGGAATTTGGAAGATCCTCTTTTGCAATTCTTTTAATGCAAGACGTTCTTGCGATCCCAGCCTTAGCCATCATTCCCACGTTGGGATTGGTTCAAGCAACGACTCAAGGCGAAGTCAATTGGCTGGGGGCTTTGGGAATTTTCTTAGGATTGTTAATCTTCAATTACACCTTGATGGGACCGTTCTTGCGCCAAGTGGCAGCTTTGCGCAGTCGCGAATTATTCACGGGGGTGACCTTAACAATCGTCATTGGTGTTGCTTACTTGATGGAGCACATGGGGATTTCGATGGCCTTAGGAGCCTTCTTAGCCGGAGTGCTTTTATCTGAATCAGAATACCGCCACGAATTGGAAGCCGACCTTGAACCGTTTAAAGGTTTGTTGATGGGTCTTTTCTTTATCTCTGTCGGGATGTCCGTGAATCTGGCACTGATTATGAAAAATCCTATGTTCGTGATCTTTGCGACCTTGATGTACATGATGGTAAAAGCCATCATGTTGTATGGAGTGGGCCGCGTCTTAAAACTCAACACAGCCGCTTCGCGAAACATGGCCGCTTACTTAGCCCAAGGGGGTGAGTTCGCTTTCGTCATTTTTGGTGTCGGTCAAACATCCAATGTCTTAACTCCCGAACTATCAGACACGCTGACCTTGATTGTGACGTTATCGATGATCTTAAGTCCGTTTGTGATTTTAGCGAATGCACGCATCGAAGCATGGATGGCCACTCACAAACCAAAACAAGAATGGGACAGCTTCGAAGGAGCTGATGATAACGACATTATCATTGCGGGCTTTGGCCGTTTCGGTCAGATCTTCGGCCGTATCTTGCGAGCCCAAGAAATCAAGTTCACCGCCATTGATCACGATCCAGAGCAAATTGAACTTTTAAGAAAGTTTGGCAACAAGGTCTATTACGGCGATGCTTCTCGCCACGAAATCATGGCTGCCGCGGGGGCCGGTAAAGCGAAATTTTTGATCATCGCGGTTGATGATGTGGATACGTCAAAACAACTCGCGAAAATGGCCAAAGAACACTATCCAAATTTGAAAATCTATGTCCGCGCACGAAATCGCGCTCACGTTTTCGATTTACTGGATATCGGCATCGAGATGAGCCACATCCGCCGCGAAACTTTGGAATCAAGTTTATTGCTAACGAAGGAATTACTGGTGGATCTAGGCTTTCCTTCAGAGCGTGCTCGCGCTGTGATTGAACGATTCCACCGTCATGACGAATTGATGCTGGCGGAACAATACAAAGTCCGTCACGATCAAAAACTGTTCTTGGATACAGCAAGACAAGGGGTACAGCAGCTTTCAGAGGTGTTACGCGAAGACCAAATCAGAACGTACATCGATGCCAAAGATTTGAAAAAAGAGGAAATCACAACATCAACGGAGCCCCGCGTATGA
- a CDS encoding S1 family peptidase — protein sequence METMKLLVSGVLAAATLSACAPNNNNGTVNADNNAQIIGGEEVKTGSRVMRATVGLYDTKVGALCSGTLIADNIVLTAAHCVGPNPKAMMVFFTGNVEKAKKDQVRIVDAAIVNKDYDSKRSQNAGDIALIRFAGTAPASYTPAKILKNSGSLREGTTTVVAGYGLNRSWVVKSGAGVLRTTTLTIANPDFTATETSLNNTWKRGVCSGDSGGPAYLDVNGELQVWGVASKSDALPSRLTPDCFLMSIYTRADIYAKWIADNMADLKAK from the coding sequence ATGGAAACTATGAAGCTTTTGGTATCAGGTGTCTTGGCAGCAGCGACACTTTCTGCATGTGCTCCAAACAACAATAACGGGACAGTCAACGCGGATAACAACGCCCAAATCATCGGTGGCGAGGAAGTCAAAACTGGATCACGCGTGATGCGTGCGACCGTGGGTCTGTACGACACGAAAGTGGGCGCCTTGTGCTCTGGCACTTTGATCGCAGATAATATCGTGTTAACGGCTGCTCACTGTGTAGGCCCAAATCCCAAAGCCATGATGGTGTTCTTTACGGGTAACGTTGAAAAAGCAAAAAAAGACCAAGTTCGTATCGTAGATGCTGCCATCGTGAACAAAGACTATGATTCAAAACGTTCGCAAAATGCGGGTGACATCGCTCTTATCAGATTTGCTGGCACTGCGCCGGCAAGCTATACGCCAGCTAAAATTTTGAAAAACTCGGGTTCCTTGCGTGAAGGAACAACAACGGTTGTTGCGGGCTACGGCTTGAATCGTTCATGGGTTGTTAAATCCGGTGCTGGTGTTTTAAGAACGACAACATTGACGATTGCAAATCCAGATTTCACGGCCACTGAAACTTCTTTGAATAATACGTGGAAACGTGGGGTGTGCTCGGGTGACTCTGGTGGTCCGGCGTACCTTGATGTGAATGGCGAACTTCAAGTTTGGGGTGTTGCAAGTAAGTCAGATGCTTTGCCGTCCCGTTTGACTCCTGATTGCTTTTTAATGTCTATTTATACTCGTGCTGACATCTACGCAAAGTGGATCGCCGACAACATGGCTGATCTTAAAGCTAAATAA